tcctacctatctgcaccacagtgtatatgtaaagtcagatagaagctctgagtctgttgctgcatagttggtgctgtcaatactctagtccttcatcaatgctcactggatgtccaccgccggtggactattcaggtcaagcaagtgaaactgaggtgtttaaaaactccagcattagcgttagtgtcactgctgaaaatgacccaataactgtctgagaaaatgtattgtggttatcatggtctcacagtactactctattggattttaaaaaaagatacatttgattaaaatttttatgtaacttaagtcacaacaggctatttaacattgttaatagatatttactgcatacctagtaaccttacctctgggaacaaaacatccaaaatgaactgcacttgatcctcaatgtggaattctactggtgcagatttcaggacatcctgaagatagaaaaatagggagtcctgttcttcctccgagtccaggtacactggcacccgtagagatgatcccttctggattctgctgagccacttcgaaggctcttttccacagagtacacccttaggtcaaaaggcaaagtgccaaaagcacttcatcaaaacatgagcaaacatttaacatttctagttgaatgtcaaaagtagtttatgttaaaagttttggactgtaaatccacattaaaaaaaaaaaaaaaagtcccccaacacatggtgacaacaagcatgaattataaggccttttgcttatttgcttataacactgtaatggtaaaacaatgtgcaaattgtaaataacaaacattgttaatgtgtgacaaacataccaacaaatgttgccggactccatggtcttgtacagcaaagtctaccagcttcttttcttgggctgtgcggttgaccatggtttgcacatgaggtggaatgtctgaagtgattgacctagataccctaaaaagtggctgaagggtcccttgcaatagcctgctagccttgtcagtccagaaagcaaacctctggccatgtctgttgaatcaaaaaacttaatcagcaggtaatcaaatgaaataaaatgcagaaaaggcatgaatactttagcagagtggccttacccttcaatctgaaatctttccatcagtaggatgcaccaccactggcggattaatggcacatcattctaaaacatatataacaatgatcagacaattggggtggggtttgaaatattttttctatattaatagatgcaactgacctctgtgaagataaatggggtattggtgcagatacagagggcatgctgtaaaaaaataaatctctctattatacccaataactcaaaatgctgcttatcacaacttaaaaggatgcttacaatgagtataaggatgccacagtagttcccagaagtttgttgagggaagtgctggaaacaaaatattaaatattactgttaagtaaaggtgttgaaccaatagaaacagatgtagacaagtgcttcactaaagtaagcttaggttcccccttactgagttactgccaaaagccattaatacatgaagtagatgtgctgaagatagagattgtttcaaattgtgtaaaatagacagaaagtccctaggtctggacaagaaagaatgtatggtggaaagaagacgaatgaatatagcaaaaagtatcaactggtgggctagtcatggctcagtttcccaaaatcacagtagaaaattctcttcaaaagaaaatatctatagtcttacattacatttaagccaactgatgtccagagttatataacccagtaagaaaataaagaaaaggctttacatcaaaacttctgccggtcttctctgtccagggtcttgggtcaatctggcctgcaatatgtctgcacataaaatggaaaaaaaattaattatggacacacacttactgaaacctatagtcatacaattgttct
This genomic stretch from Astyanax mexicanus isolate ESR-SI-001 unplaced genomic scaffold, AstMex3_surface scaffold_31, whole genome shotgun sequence harbors:
- the LOC125788876 gene encoding uncharacterized protein LOC125788876: MCRHIAGQIDPRPWTEKTGRSFDHFPQQTSGNYCGILILIHALCICTNTPFIFTENDVPLIRQWWCILLMERFQIEGHGQRFAFWTDKASRLLQGTLQPLFRVSRSITSDIPPHVQTMVNRTAQEKKLVDFAVQDHGVRQHLLGVLCGKEPSKWLSRIQKGSSLRVPVYLDSEEEQDSLFFYLQDVLKSAPVEFHIEDQVQFILDVLFPEVRLLGMQ